In Flagellatimonas centrodinii, a single window of DNA contains:
- a CDS encoding LOG family protein, translating to MTTLTKAYKNETFLMSEDARPVRILCEYLEPAQRFERLGIKNAVIFFGSARLRVDALARHDYYARAADLAEALARWTRDRHIDGERFHIVTGGGPGIMEAAHEGAARVDRRLNIGLNISLPFEQHGNPHVEDDHALEFHYFFLRKFWFLNLARAAVIFPGGFGTLDELFELLTLTQTGKSAPMPILLYGREFWEGLVNFPMLADHGLISHEDLTLFSIVDSVDEAFARLRDGLTAPDV from the coding sequence ATGACCACGCTCACCAAGGCCTACAAGAACGAAACCTTCCTGATGAGCGAGGACGCGCGCCCGGTGCGCATCCTCTGCGAGTATCTGGAGCCCGCCCAGCGCTTCGAGCGCCTCGGCATCAAGAACGCAGTGATCTTTTTTGGCTCGGCGCGGCTGCGGGTCGATGCGCTGGCGCGCCACGACTACTATGCCCGCGCGGCCGACCTTGCCGAGGCGCTGGCGCGGTGGACCCGGGATCGGCACATCGATGGCGAGCGGTTTCACATCGTCACCGGCGGTGGTCCCGGCATCATGGAGGCGGCGCACGAAGGCGCCGCGCGGGTCGACCGTCGTCTCAATATCGGGCTCAACATCTCCCTGCCATTCGAGCAGCACGGCAACCCGCATGTCGAGGATGATCATGCGCTGGAGTTTCACTACTTCTTCCTGCGCAAGTTCTGGTTTCTCAACCTGGCGCGCGCGGCGGTGATCTTCCCGGGTGGTTTCGGCACCCTCGATGAACTATTCGAGTTGCTGACGTTGACGCAGACCGGCAAATCGGCGCCGATGCCGATCCTGCTCTACGGTCGCGAGTTCTGGGAGGGGCTGGTCAACTTCCCGATGCTGGCCGATCACGGGCTGATCAGCCATGAAGACCTCACCTTGTTCTCGATTGTCGACAGCGTCGACGAGGCGTTTGCCCGGCTGCGCGACGGCTTGACCGCCCCCGACGTCTGA
- a CDS encoding N-acyl-D-amino-acid deacylase family protein, producing the protein MDGGTPQWDTLFRNALVFDGTGAAPRTLDVAVQDGRVAAMDDRLAPAQARQVIDATGRWLMPGLLDVHTHFDLEVELEPGLPEAVRHGSTTVVVANCSLGLAYGNQRRNVEDPIVDCFARVENVPKSVLRKVADVCTWRTSAEYLDHLDQLPLGPNLVTMIPHSMLRIEVMGLQDSVSRQPSEAELSQMQSLVERGMEEGYVGFSTDALPFHFLANQPNTQKQIPTQFAPFAELKRLTGVVRHWGRVWQATPPKDDKLAVVRNFLLTSGRLYGKTLKVTAVAAIDVTANASIVKLGLLLSKILNSRLLRGMFRLQALAAPFKTWSDGVVTPLAEEIPELRRLNECDLEDREARMKIMHDPAWVADFRRMWFRGKRGFNLARLMTWLRRSDIVLSRRLDDMTLDQCPVADWSGETLQAIYDRLRRWQHSGNGARSESEREAFASFPAEPDDADFFIHLLRRYDTALRWSTVTANRDPKVTRDLLFNPLLLPGFNDSGAHLTNMAFYDGNLRMLQIAQREGETRVAQAVHRLTQEPAEFFGLNAGVLRVGAQADIVVVDPKRLARYDSDAGVRYQYREAFDHHQLVNRSDGVVTEVMINGRLAWQGTRYVDDFGQAPFGRLLRHRDHAREVERLAATA; encoded by the coding sequence ATGGATGGCGGCACCCCGCAGTGGGACACGCTTTTCCGCAACGCGCTGGTGTTCGACGGCACCGGCGCCGCGCCGCGCACCCTGGATGTCGCGGTCCAGGACGGCCGTGTCGCCGCGATGGATGACCGGCTGGCGCCGGCCCAGGCGCGACAGGTGATTGACGCGACCGGCCGCTGGTTGATGCCCGGTCTGCTCGATGTGCACACCCACTTCGACCTCGAAGTGGAATTGGAGCCCGGCCTGCCGGAGGCGGTCCGGCATGGATCGACCACGGTGGTGGTGGCCAACTGCTCGTTGGGGCTGGCCTATGGCAATCAGCGTCGCAACGTTGAAGACCCCATCGTTGACTGTTTCGCCCGCGTCGAGAATGTCCCCAAGAGCGTGTTGCGCAAGGTGGCCGATGTCTGCACCTGGCGCACCTCGGCCGAGTATCTCGATCACCTCGACCAGCTGCCCCTGGGCCCCAACCTGGTCACCATGATCCCGCACTCGATGCTGCGCATCGAAGTCATGGGCCTGCAGGACTCGGTGAGTCGCCAGCCCAGCGAAGCCGAGCTGTCGCAGATGCAGTCGCTGGTGGAGCGCGGCATGGAAGAGGGCTATGTCGGCTTCTCCACCGATGCCCTGCCGTTCCACTTTCTCGCCAACCAGCCAAATACCCAGAAGCAGATCCCCACCCAGTTCGCGCCATTTGCCGAGCTCAAGCGTCTGACCGGGGTGGTGCGTCACTGGGGCCGGGTGTGGCAGGCGACACCGCCCAAGGATGACAAGCTGGCGGTGGTCCGCAACTTTCTGCTTACCTCCGGGCGCTTGTACGGCAAGACGCTCAAGGTGACGGCGGTGGCAGCGATTGACGTCACCGCCAACGCCTCGATCGTCAAATTGGGCCTGCTGCTGTCGAAAATCCTCAATTCGCGGCTGTTGCGCGGCATGTTCCGCCTGCAGGCGCTGGCAGCGCCGTTCAAGACCTGGAGCGATGGCGTGGTGACGCCGCTGGCCGAAGAGATTCCGGAACTGCGACGTCTCAACGAATGCGATCTCGAGGATCGTGAAGCGCGCATGAAGATCATGCACGACCCGGCATGGGTGGCGGATTTCCGCCGCATGTGGTTCCGCGGCAAGCGCGGCTTCAACCTCGCGCGTTTGATGACCTGGCTGCGTCGCTCCGACATCGTGTTGTCGCGGCGGCTGGATGACATGACCCTCGACCAGTGCCCGGTGGCGGACTGGAGTGGCGAAACCCTGCAGGCCATCTACGACCGCCTGCGGCGCTGGCAGCACAGCGGTAATGGTGCCCGCAGTGAGTCCGAGCGCGAGGCCTTCGCCAGCTTCCCGGCGGAACCGGACGATGCCGACTTCTTCATCCACCTGCTGCGGCGCTACGACACCGCGCTGCGCTGGTCGACGGTCACCGCCAATCGCGATCCCAAGGTGACCCGCGACCTGTTGTTCAACCCTCTGCTGCTGCCCGGGTTCAATGACAGCGGTGCGCATCTCACCAACATGGCCTTCTACGACGGCAACCTGCGCATGCTGCAGATCGCCCAGCGGGAAGGCGAGACGCGGGTGGCGCAGGCGGTGCACCGCCTGACACAGGAACCGGCCGAATTCTTCGGGCTCAATGCCGGCGTGCTGCGGGTCGGTGCACAGGCCGACATCGTGGTGGTCGATCCGAAGCGGCTGGCGCGCTACGACAGCGATGCCGGTGTGCGCTACCAGTACCGTGAGGCTTTCGATCATCACCAGCTGGTCAACCGCAGCGATGGCGTCGTGACCGAGGTGATGATCAACGGGCGTCTGGCCTGGCAGGGCACGCGGTATGTCGACGACTTCGGGCAAGCGCCGTTCGGGCGCCTGCTGCGACATCGGGACCACGCACGCGAGGTGGAGCGGCTCGCCGCCACCGCCTGA
- a CDS encoding branched-chain amino acid transaminase produces MTSFADRDGFIWYDGEMKPWRECTTHVLTYSLHYGVGCFEGVRAYKTPQGTAVFRLEEHTRRLFNSAKIIGMNMPWDEAQLNQAQKDVLKANALEAAYLRPMVFYGSEGMGLRAAGLRTHVIVAAWHWGAYLGAENMERGIRIKTSSFSRHYVNASMCRAKANANYLNSSMALNEVLRDGYDEALMLDPDGYVAEGSAENIFVVTNGVLSTPDVTSALDGITRRTVMQLAADHGYTVKERRITRDELYCCDEAFFTGTAAEVTPIREVDNRAVGNGSRGPITEILQKAYLDVVTGETDQYPEWRALI; encoded by the coding sequence ATGACTTCTTTTGCCGACCGTGACGGTTTCATCTGGTACGACGGGGAGATGAAGCCCTGGCGGGAGTGCACGACGCACGTCCTGACCTATTCGCTGCACTACGGTGTCGGCTGTTTCGAGGGTGTGCGCGCCTACAAGACGCCGCAGGGCACGGCGGTGTTCCGGCTTGAAGAGCACACCCGGCGGCTGTTCAACAGCGCCAAGATCATCGGCATGAACATGCCCTGGGACGAAGCGCAGCTGAATCAGGCCCAGAAGGATGTGCTCAAGGCCAACGCGCTGGAGGCCGCCTACCTGCGGCCGATGGTGTTCTACGGATCCGAAGGGATGGGTCTGCGCGCGGCCGGCTTGCGCACGCATGTGATCGTGGCGGCCTGGCACTGGGGTGCCTACCTCGGTGCCGAGAACATGGAGCGCGGCATCCGCATCAAGACCAGTTCGTTCTCACGCCACTACGTGAACGCCTCGATGTGTCGCGCCAAGGCCAACGCCAACTATCTGAACTCGTCGATGGCGCTCAATGAAGTGTTGCGCGACGGCTATGACGAGGCCCTGATGCTCGACCCTGACGGCTATGTTGCCGAGGGCAGCGCAGAGAACATCTTCGTGGTGACCAACGGTGTTCTCTCCACTCCGGACGTCACCAGCGCACTGGACGGCATCACCCGGCGCACGGTGATGCAGCTGGCGGCCGACCATGGCTACACCGTGAAGGAACGTCGGATTACCCGTGACGAGCTCTACTGCTGCGACGAGGCATTCTTCACCGGTACCGCCGCCGAGGTCACGCCGATTCGCGAGGTGGACAACCGCGCGGTCGGCAACGGCAGTCGCGGGCCGATCACCGAAATCCTGCAAAAGGCCTATCTGGACGTGGTGACGGGCGAGACCGACCAGTATCCCGAGTGGCGTGCGCTGATCTGA